The genome window aaaaggcatctttgCACTGAAGACATTTTCCACTTATAGATCTAATCGCTGTTCATGTAACTATAGTGAAATGTCAGCAGACCTCCACTAACAAGGGGCTCAGGAAACTTGAAAGAGATTGCTAGgttaagctaaggtgaccagccgtcccgcttttggcgggacactcacgcttttccgcaatgtgtcccgcggggttttaaaattgtcccgattaggcaatgcgctcctgcggccacgtgcgcctcctgcgctgccgcactgccttctggggcgcttccctgtttcctgaccggggagcgccgcaaaaggcagtgtgctcctgcggccacgtgcgcctcctgcgctgccgcactgccttctggggcgcttccctgtttcctgactggggagcgccacaaaaggcagtgcgctcctgcggccgcgtgcgcctcctgcgctgccgcactgccttctggggcgcttccctgtttcctgactggggagcgccacaaaaggcagtgtgctcctgcggccgcgtgcgcctcctgcgctgccgcactgccttctggggcgctttcctgtttcctgactggggagcgccgcaaaaggcagtgtgctcctgcggccgcgccccgcgttacaggagtaaaaatctggtcaccttaggttaagcCACAACTTGGTCAGCATAAAGCAGCACTGAGGACTGGAAGAACCACTTCTGACTTGCGGTGAGGGTTCTGTGCTGCAAATATTCTTTTTTGTAATTGCTTAGTCCTTTGCGGGAAGGGGAGATACAGCGGATGACAAGGATTGAAGCGCCCGGGGTTACGATGGCTTTATTAATGAacagtggtgggtttttttgcataccCATAGTTTGTTCTCTAAACTTCCCCCAGAATCCTATGCAAGCCCTCCACAGCACCAGGTATGCTGTAAAAGGAGAGAGTAGCGTTTATTGACCAGAAAGTGTCACAAAACCATTTCCGAGTATGTGCACAAGCAGTGGACATGCAAACTATAGGTCCGTGGGGAGGCCAGCACACGCACGCTTATTGGGAGCAGCCTCGGACACGCTGTCCTGTGTTCCAGTTCTGTTGTCAGGGGGGGCGGTCTGTGTTCCTTGACTGGTGTGTGAGTTCAGCGGATCACCGCTTTGGCCTCTGTCTTGTGCTAGAATTTTTTGCCGCTGTGCCAGGAACGCTTCGCCGATCGTTTTGAGGGCACTAACGGCGGCATGGATGACATCCACGTTCATCTGCATGGCGTCCTGGAAGGCCTTGCGGTCTAGCCTCGCTTCCTCCACCATCTGGTTGTGGCGGCGTCTGTCTTCCACCATCATCTCCTCGTGGCGCCGGTTTGTGCTGATTTCTTCCGCTGTGCACTGGCGCAGCATCTGCTGAGCGACATCGTTCAGCAAGGAGACGCGCCGCTTACGGTTTCTGGCGCCGGCCAACAACGTCGCAGGCGACAACTCTGCCGCAGGCCTTTCCGGGTGCGCATCTGAGGGTTCACCTAAAAAGAGATTGTTTTCTGCTTAATTTGCCAAAAGTGGTTATTAGcaagaagcagaggcatagctaggccatattgcacctggtgcgcactctgtgttttctgcctgccctcccccttaccttagttcagcctggaaaagcagcctattcccttcaggctgaaaatggcctggtggaaactacacttcccatgagaccttggggcccgcaaggtctcctgggaagtgtagttccctccAGGCCGTTTTCaacctgaaggaaacaggccacttctccagcctgcactgtttcaataaggtaagtgtgggggaagggggggtgccgcaggggggtggggtgctgtggggCAATTTTTCGCGCTCCcctggcatgcacccagtgcaacacaagcacgtgcacacacacacacacacacaccggacccctggtagctccgcctctggcaaGTAGCAAGTTTCTCTgtccagcagaaagcacagtTAGGCTGAGCAAGCTGAGAAGGatgctgttttaaaaatccatgaaACAGAAACaatctctccccacagcagcagtGAATATTGGAGGTGGGTGTCTCCAAAGTAGTCTCCTGTTTCATGGCTGCCACTGCTTTTTGATGGCTGCCACAGTTTGCCATATGCCACTTCTGGAGATCTATACGTTGCAGGCCACTACCTGAGCCTGTTCATCTCCCTCACATCTAAACCCACAAGAGCTCCAAAATGTAGCACCCTCTCTGCTGATTATACAAAgagtacaggcagtggtgggatccaaaaattttagtaacaggttcccatggtggtgggattcaaactgtggcgtagcgccaatggggctgggtggggcatgactggggtgtggcggggcattcctgggcagggctgtggcaaggacgcagccgctgcgccggtccttgggcgggaagcgaatgcacgcaggtgcaggctgccacgcacgccggcgcacctcctgctagactgcttcaagttctgcgcgctactgctgaagaggacgggcgtaactaaggcaaaaatcacgtggcaaaatcaccaattagtaaccccctctcggcacacacacataattagtaacctactcttgggaacctgcgagaacctgctggatcccacctctgagcacaaGGGAACCTGGATTCCCTGGGCTGAATTGCAGACATTGTGCTGTTAATTGGAGTGTCTCAGATTTCCCAGCACATCGTGACAAGAACACCTAGCATGCACAATACCTTGCACTTCAGGAACAGGAGTGGAGGGTCGCACGGTGTGTCCTTCAGGCAAAGCAGCCTGATCCCCAGAAGCGGCCACATCCCCTGAATGGTAAAGAAAACTAGATCAGTTGAGAAAAACAGCTTGAGGTTCCTTCTTGAACGGTGTGCTCTCATGAGGTGCTTGGGGGGCTCTCTAACTGTAATGGGCATAATCTGAAAAGcggtggcggagctacaaggggacgtggaaaatcgccccccaggcccctcccccttccccccttcccacacttactttagttcctttccttttcctagaactttttcaggctgaaaaaaaaggcctgttcacagtacaggctaaaaacggcctgaggaactacagttcccaggagaccttggggctcacaaggtctcctgggaagtatagttcccatcaggccgtttttcagcctgaactgcgaataggcctttttttcagcctgaaaaagttctaggaaaaggaaaggaactaaggtaagtggggaaaggggggaagccacgggtgtgtgtgtgtgtgtgtgtgtgtgtgtgtgtgtgctgcggggggccatggggggcggaaaatatagactgcgcaccaggtgcagtttggcccagctacacctctgctgaaaAGCGACTTTGTGACAACTTCTAAACTCTGGAAAAATCAACGCATCATCAATTTGCACTAGTTTTTTGACTTAAAAAACAGCCACGTAAAGGAAGAAGCTGGtagagggaggggcagggtagGTAACGGAGCGTGGTTTTGAACATACTTTAAACCTTTGGAAAAATAAGGAACAATCTCTGTAGCCATAATTCAGTATTTGTGATTTCCTGTTCCATGCTTGGCCTTCCCTATACATTGAAAGCATCAATATAACAGGAAGAACATCTGTTGAGGCAAAAAAACATCTTGTATTCAAAATATTTtggactaaaaatattttttgcattaaGAATTACAAActgagcccccttccgcacaggcaaaataatgcgttttcaaaccactttcacaactgtttgcaagtggattttgctatttcgcactgcttcaaagagcactgaaagcagtttgaaagtgcattattctgcatgggcggaataagCCTGAACAAATTAAAGGAATTCTTGCTTGTTTTACTGAGTTGTAATTTATTGTCTAACGTAAAGGTCTGAAGATAGGTTGTAAACTTCGAATTAAAGAAAAACCTTGTGTTCTGTTACATTACATTTTTTATAACATAaaccacacatatacacacagcaCAGTAAAACCAGCAAGAACTACTTAAATATTTGTTCACGACTCTTAAATAGCCTTGGTCTAAAATATTTTTGTCTCAGCACGCGTTCTTCTTGTTatatttggccccttccacacatgcagaataatgcacttttaatccacttccaatgcactttgcagctggattttactgtgccgaatagcaaaatccactctcaaacaattgtgaaagtggattgaaagtacattattctgtgtgtgcggaagagaCCATTGATACCTTTTCCACATTGTCAGTCTCTTGTTTTATAAACTGGACGCAGGCAAAGTTCTTCACAGAAAGGAAGAGCCaggaaaacacattttggggAAAAAGGCTTTCTTCTCTGGTGTACCAAACAGCTGTTTTTTGGTAGTGAAAGCcaaggggcaggggtgggaaccgaacccccccccccaaaaaaattaaaatgcaatttccAGGGAAGGTACTTCAAGCCCCTTTTGTCAGGGAAAAAGATATGCAAAAACGGGTAATAGGAgtgcccgcccacccccagaaCTACAAAAGTACACACCAACCTTGCTGCATGTGATCTGTGACCCGGGTCTCATCCACATTGCCTGGAAAGtggggaaaataacaaaaaatgaaaactccTGAAAGTGAACCCCTTGGGGAAAAATGGAGGGTGAAATATAAACACATGGCACCGCAGCTACGCTTACATTCATCTTCGGGCGTGGAATACCAAACATCTTCATGTTTGATGGCCAATACGTTGTCGCTGAAAAAGTCCTCTAATCCATCCGGCCTCGGCTTCTCTGATTCGCTCAGCCTTTGCTCCTCTTCCGCCTCTGGCAAATGAAAGCTTCCAGCCAAGTGATTTGACCTCATGCTGACGTCCGATCTGAAAATGTGGTGGAGCTCGTTGTAGAAAGGGCAGGTGGCCGGCGAATTTCCGGGCCGGCTATTATGTGCCACAACTCGCTTGTATTCTTGCCGCAGGGCTTTGGTTTTAGTGCGGCACTCCACCGCAGAGCGTTTGTGTCCCCTCGCCATCATCTGCTGCGCGATCATCTCGAAGACCTCTATGTTTCGATGAGAAACAACCAAGGCCTCCTGCACTTTCTCCTCACCCCAGAAGGACAGCAGATCCAGTGTCTCCCTCTCACGCCAGGAGACTCCACGGACACCAGTGGCTTTTTTTGCTCCAGCCATTGTGTACAAAGCGAGCAAGCGCTGCATGAAAACAGGAGAATCAGAATTTGAAAATGGCGCTTGTCAGTGGCTTCAAAGCATTCTTCCTCCATGTTCAAAGTTACCGCCCACAGCCAGAATCGTTATTATTTCGTaggtaccctccccccccctcctcccaaatctCAGGACTGACTAAACGGTGTCCTTGAGGTGATTCTCTGTTCAGAGACAGGCAGATCAATGCGTATATTCTAGAGTTCCTGTTTTCCTCCATCGGAGGACACTgaacaaaatggctcccaggcAGGCATtaaccagcaccattttaaataacataagaacacaagaacaagccagctggatcagaccagagtccatctagtccagcactctgctactcgcagtggcccaccaggtgcctttgggagctcacgtgcaggatgtgaaagcaatggccttctgcggctgttgctcccgagcacctggtcttctgaggcatttgcaatctgagatcaaagaggatcaagattggtagccataaatcgacttctcctccataaatctgtccaagccccttttaaagctatccaggttagtggccatcaccacctcctgtggcagcatattccaaacaccaatcacacaagAGGGAAAACTGTTTCAAGTAGCAACAGCAATAAACAGAAGCAGTCTGTGGCAGAAAGGAGCTCTGTGCGCACGTACAGTGTTAACACAGGAAATCCGATCATTTGCGCAGCTTCACTGGATCACAAGACACCAAAAGAAAGGGGACAGGAGAAAAAGGAACagtataggtccgtggt of Sphaerodactylus townsendi isolate TG3544 linkage group LG03, MPM_Stown_v2.3, whole genome shotgun sequence contains these proteins:
- the LOC125430003 gene encoding uncharacterized protein LOC125430003, with the protein product MAGAKKATGVRGVSWRERETLDLLSFWGEEKVQEALVVSHRNIEVFEMIAQQMMARGHKRSAVECRTKTKALRQEYKRVVAHNSRPGNSPATCPFYNELHHIFRSDVSMRSNHLAGSFHLPEAEEEQRLSESEKPRPDGLEDFFSDNVLAIKHEDVWYSTPEDECNVDETRVTDHMQQGDVAASGDQAALPEGHTVRPSTPVPEVQGEPSDAHPERPAAELSPATLLAGARNRKRRVSLLNDVAQQMLRQCTAEEISTNRRHEEMMVEDRRRHNQMVEEARLDRKAFQDAMQMNVDVIHAAVSALKTIGEAFLAQRQKILAQDRGQSGDPLNSHTSQGTQTAPPDNRTGTQDSVSEAAPNKRACAGLPTDL